From Phragmites australis chromosome 5, lpPhrAust1.1, whole genome shotgun sequence, a single genomic window includes:
- the LOC133919980 gene encoding probable steroid-binding protein 3, whose protein sequence is MATELTAAQLRAYDGSDPSKPIYVSVRGKVYDVTSGRGFYGPGGAYAVFAGREASRALGKMSKDEADVSGDLSGLSDKELGVLADWETKFQAKYPVVARLVGA, encoded by the coding sequence ATGGCGACGGAGCTGACGGCGGCGCAGCTGCGGGCGTACGACGGCAGCGACCCGTCGAAGCCGATCTACGTCTCCGTCCGCGGCAAGGTCTACGACGTCACCTCTGGCCGCGGCTTCTACGGGCCCGGCGGTGCCTACGCCGTGTTCGCCGGCCGCGAGGCCAGCCGCGCCCTTGGCAAGATGTCCAAGGACGAGGCCGACGTCTCGGGGGACCTCTCCGGCCTCTCCGACAAGGAGCTCGGCGTCCTCGCCGACTGGGAGACCAAGTTCCAGGCCAAGTACCCCGTCGTCGCCCGCCTCGTCGGCGCCTGA